In Phyllopteryx taeniolatus isolate TA_2022b chromosome 1, UOR_Ptae_1.2, whole genome shotgun sequence, the following proteins share a genomic window:
- the mul1b gene encoding mitochondrial ubiquitin ligase activator of NFKB 1, protein MDWNPSAVQVVLLATSSALTAVFYNVYRNRAATVTKIKEAKKVSIDQDLKIILSETPGRCFPYAVIEGVVRSVKESLNSQFLDNCKGVIERLTLKEEKMVWNNATHLWSNTQKVIHQRTNTVPFVLGPHDDDITATVRIMRPLEAAELNLETTYENFHPAVQSLSSAIGNFISGERPKGIHETEEMLRVGDSVTGVGELVLDNNIIKLQPPKDGFSYFLTRLDYDGLLRKQERDVRLWRILTVIAGVAACSTFFYLLWKQYVCHRQRKRVKRMLQELDEQERKNKGDQNVEESGVQSSRCTVCLYQERSCVFLECGHVCTCTRCYEILPEPKKCPICRATIDRMVLIYNI, encoded by the exons ATGGACTGGAATCCCTCAGCTGTGCAGGTTGTCCTCTTGGCTACCAGCTCGGCCCTTACAGCCGTCTTCTACAATGTGTACAGGAACAGAGCAGCAACAGTGACCAAAATAAAG GAAGCCAAGAAAGTTTCCATTGACCAGGATTTGAAAATTATCCTGTCAGAAACACCTGGTAGATGTTTCCCTTATGCAGTCATCGAGG GTGTCGTGAGGTCTGTGAAGGAAAGTCTCAACAGTCAGTTTCTTGACAACTGCAAAGGTGTCATTGAGAGACTGACTTTGAAGGAGGAGAAAATGGTGTGGAACAATGCCACTCACCTGTG GAGCAACACTCAGAAAGTCATCCACCAGCGCACCAACACCGTTCCATTTGTGCTCGGCCCCCACGATGATGACATCACTGCCACTGTACGTATCATGCGGCCGCTTGAGGCTGCAGAGTTGAATCTAGAGACCACGTATGAGAACTTTCACCCAGCAGTACAGTCCCTGTCCAGCGCTATTGGCAACTTCATTAGTGGTGAGCGACCCAAAGGCATTCACGAAACAGAGGAGATGTTGCGTGTGGGAGACAGTGTCACAGGCGTAGGCGAGCTGGTGCTGGACAACAACATCATTAAGCTCCAGCCCCCGAAGGACGGCTTCTCTTATTTCCTCACTCGCCTGGACTACGACGGTCTCCTGAGGAAGCAGGAGAGAGATGTCAGACTGTGGCGGATTCTGACTGTGATCGCCGGCGTCGCTGCCTGTTCCACCTTCTTCTACCTTCTATGGAAACAGTATGTGTGCCACAGACAGAGGAAGCGTGTGAAGCGCATGCTTCAAGAGTTGGATGAGCaagagaggaaaaacaaggGAGACCAAAATGTGGAGGAAAGCGGCGTGCAGTCCAGCAGGTGCACCGTGTGTTTGTACCAGGAGCGCTCCTGCGTCTTTCTGGAGTGTGGTCATGTGTGCACGTGCACGAGATGCTACGAGATTCTGCCAGAGCCAAAGAAATGTCCCATCTGCAGGGCAACTATAGACAGGATGGTGCTCATTTACAATATCTAA
- the LOC133487484 gene encoding uncharacterized protein LOC133487484: MPLASKANESKMDGRMDGSYQINSVHFQDQCPPLPSPRLGNHIINAGNGRSVGTTISLQCPTKHRLVGGELKCVMDANRPRWVGELSCKPLSLYKDSGFRVAVLASIVSIGIIFIMSMMFITCCILDCVQKNTRKKQGRDSFKRHLEDGMSCYSLEGGCDIDIPENLCDNSPPQWFTYGLGQTNAPTPPRPSGFYDNQHPVPQKSDCVQVFGPPHYIAISSCCKCSSSGLVQIPTEETDLVWQPYSQQLCSTQRNP, encoded by the exons ATGCCCTTGGCTTCTAAAGCAAATGAgtccaaaatggatggacggatggatggaagttaccAGATCAACTCGG TGCATTTCCAGGATCAGTGCCCGCCTCTCCCCTCGCCTCGCTTGGGCAACCACATCATCAACGCGGGCAATGGCCGCAGTGTGGGCACAACCATTTCCTTGCAGTGCCCAACCAAACACAGGCTGGTAGGAGGTGAGCTCAAGTGCGTCATGGATGCCAACAGGCCCCGCTGGGTGGGGGAACTCTCCTGCAAAC CTTTGTCTCTGTACAAAGACAGTGGTTTCCGAGTGGCTGTTCTTGCATCCATTGTCAGTATTGGCATAATATTCATCATGTCTATGATGTTCATCACCTGCTGTATTTTGGATTGCGTCCAAAAGAATACGAGAAAAAAGCAGGGCAG GGATTCATTCAAAAGACATTTGGAGGACGGCATGTCCTGCTATAGCCTTGAAGGCGGATGTGACATTGACATCCCAGAGAACCTCTGTGACAACAG TCCTCCTCAATGGTTCACCTATGGTCTCGGTCAAACAAACGCCCCCACGCCTCCACGTCCCTCTGGATTCTATGATAACCAACATCCGGTCCCTCAAAAATCTGATTGTGTACAGGTCTTCGGTCCACCTCATTACATCGCTATTTCATCATGTTGCAAGTGTTCAAGCTCAGGTCTGGTTCAGATCCCCACTGAAGAAACTGATTTGGTTTGGCAGCCTTACAGCCAGCAGCTATGTTCAACACAAAGGAATCCTTGA